One window of the Chryseobacterium camelliae genome contains the following:
- a CDS encoding LolA family protein, translating to MKHFISKIIFGSFAIGALTLVNAQKIDAKAKKILDEVTANYKAKKNTYFKFSFGNGVNGQVTKTEPGIYYASGDKYKLKIMDTEQIFDGNKIYNINADDMEVTVAKPNGSSTMFSPINYLSTYRNDYNVTYNGRKSVNGVNTDFIKLTPVKSNGIKYVYLFVDPVKKQMVKLEQHGSNNDVAVIAIKDYKENQNIDDSMFTFDKSKYKNYIVTEL from the coding sequence ATGAAACATTTTATTTCAAAAATCATATTCGGAAGTTTTGCCATTGGCGCACTTACACTTGTTAATGCCCAGAAGATCGATGCGAAAGCCAAGAAAATACTGGATGAGGTGACCGCCAATTACAAGGCCAAGAAAAACACCTACTTTAAATTTTCTTTCGGAAACGGTGTCAACGGCCAGGTGACCAAAACGGAACCCGGAATTTATTATGCCTCCGGAGATAAATATAAGCTGAAGATCATGGATACGGAGCAGATCTTCGACGGGAACAAGATCTACAATATCAATGCAGACGATATGGAAGTAACGGTTGCCAAACCGAACGGAAGTAGCACCATGTTCTCCCCTATCAACTATCTTTCCACCTACAGAAATGATTATAACGTCACTTATAACGGTAGAAAATCCGTTAATGGCGTTAATACGGATTTCATCAAGCTAACCCCAGTAAAATCCAACGGGATCAAATATGTGTACCTTTTCGTAGACCCGGTGAAGAAGCAGATGGTAAAGCTGGAGCAACACGGAAGCAACAATGATGTCGCGGTAATTGCAATCAAGGATTACAAGGAAAACCAAAATATCGATGACAGTATGTTTACCTTTGATAAAAGCAAATACAAAAACTATATTGTAACCGAACTTTAG
- a CDS encoding FtsK/SpoIIIE family DNA translocase, translating into MNKKTQPKQTIAPEKGRILSKPRIFFGLMFILFSIVLTFSFVSYLMNWKADQSQAGTMLDKTIQSSNVFGKVGDWLGNIFIFESIGVASFIIAFLLLVVGLIILKKKMFKPWKTVGHSLFFICWLPVFFGAVTKGQGVLGGVYGYQIMDTLNSLIGIVGLWLVLAASILLYFILEFNLRPSSIKSRLDDINENTIGKVKSMLPKSEENFEADDELIEEAEEAAPNVTVTDIPQPEKIQEPVELPKGFPEVPVAPTLAPIETPNNTSFEPEKDAFSQPLNIDMKLSSKPAVPMSTPAEAFDMDIPAKSPEKEEIKFNIEVAPVIDILDDSDKKSQELVEKHGLYDHKLDLAGFQMPTVELLKDYGSEEIQINKEELEENKNKIVGLLKNFNVGISEIKATIGPTVTLYEIVPEAGIRVAAIKKLQDDIALNLSALGIRIIAPMPGKGTIGIEVPRKNPTMVSMRSVISSQKFQNSDMDLPVVFGKTISNEIFMADLAKMPHLLMAGATGQGKSVGINAILTSLLYKKHPSELKFVMVDPKKVELSLYSKIERHYLAKLPDVDEAIITDTNKVINTLNSLCIEMDTRYDLLKNAFCKNLKEYNKKFTERKLNPENGHRYLPYIVLVVDEFADLIMTAGKEVELPIARLAQLARAVGIHLIVATQRPSVNVITGMIKANFPARAAFRVISSVDSRTILDSPGADQLIGKGDMLYFNGNEILRLQCAFVDTPEVERVAEYIGEQKGYASAFMLPEYVSEDSSSSVGAFDPNEKDALFEEAARIIVSTQQGSTSMLQRQLKLGYNRAGRIMDQLEASGIVGGFNGAKAREVIISDLHSLEQFLEDLRR; encoded by the coding sequence ATGAATAAGAAGACACAACCTAAACAGACCATAGCACCTGAAAAGGGCAGAATTTTATCCAAACCCCGAATTTTTTTCGGGCTCATGTTCATTCTTTTTTCGATTGTCCTGACGTTCTCTTTTGTCTCCTACCTGATGAACTGGAAGGCAGACCAGAGCCAGGCCGGGACTATGCTGGACAAAACCATACAGTCCTCCAATGTCTTTGGGAAAGTCGGGGACTGGCTGGGGAATATCTTTATTTTTGAAAGCATCGGCGTCGCCTCTTTCATCATTGCATTCCTGTTGCTGGTGGTAGGGCTGATTATCCTGAAGAAAAAAATGTTCAAGCCATGGAAAACCGTTGGCCATTCCCTGTTCTTTATCTGCTGGCTTCCTGTCTTTTTCGGAGCTGTCACCAAAGGACAAGGGGTATTGGGCGGCGTATACGGTTACCAGATCATGGATACGCTGAATTCACTGATTGGTATTGTAGGGCTCTGGTTGGTGCTTGCCGCAAGCATCCTGCTGTATTTTATCCTTGAATTCAACCTTCGCCCGAGCTCCATCAAATCCAGGCTGGATGATATCAATGAAAATACGATCGGAAAGGTAAAATCCATGCTTCCTAAATCCGAGGAGAATTTTGAAGCTGATGATGAGCTGATTGAAGAAGCAGAGGAAGCCGCACCGAATGTGACCGTAACCGATATTCCCCAGCCGGAAAAAATCCAGGAGCCCGTGGAACTGCCAAAAGGCTTCCCAGAGGTTCCGGTAGCTCCAACCCTCGCTCCTATCGAAACGCCTAACAATACGTCATTCGAACCGGAGAAAGATGCATTTTCGCAGCCGCTGAATATAGATATGAAACTGAGCTCCAAGCCCGCTGTTCCTATGTCAACGCCTGCCGAGGCTTTTGATATGGATATTCCTGCAAAGTCTCCTGAAAAAGAAGAAATCAAATTCAATATAGAAGTAGCTCCTGTGATCGACATCCTGGACGACTCGGACAAAAAGTCCCAGGAACTGGTGGAAAAGCATGGTCTTTATGACCATAAGCTGGACCTGGCCGGCTTCCAGATGCCTACGGTTGAACTGCTGAAAGACTACGGCAGTGAGGAAATCCAGATCAACAAAGAGGAACTCGAGGAAAACAAAAATAAGATCGTTGGTCTCCTGAAGAACTTTAATGTGGGAATCTCCGAGATCAAAGCAACGATCGGACCTACCGTTACCCTGTACGAAATTGTTCCTGAGGCGGGAATCCGTGTGGCGGCAATCAAAAAGCTGCAGGATGACATTGCACTGAACCTTTCTGCATTAGGCATCAGGATTATTGCACCAATGCCGGGGAAAGGCACCATCGGGATCGAAGTACCGAGAAAAAATCCGACTATGGTATCCATGCGTTCGGTGATTTCATCACAGAAATTCCAGAATTCGGATATGGACCTTCCGGTAGTTTTCGGGAAGACGATTTCCAACGAAATTTTCATGGCTGACCTGGCCAAAATGCCCCATCTTCTGATGGCAGGGGCTACCGGTCAGGGAAAATCAGTCGGGATCAATGCCATCCTTACTTCCCTATTGTATAAAAAGCATCCGAGCGAACTGAAATTCGTCATGGTAGACCCTAAAAAGGTAGAGCTTTCGTTATATTCCAAGATCGAAAGGCATTACCTGGCCAAGCTTCCGGATGTGGATGAAGCGATCATCACCGATACCAATAAGGTAATCAACACCCTGAACTCCCTTTGTATTGAGATGGATACCCGGTATGACCTTCTGAAAAATGCGTTCTGCAAGAACCTGAAAGAATACAATAAAAAATTCACCGAAAGAAAGCTGAATCCTGAAAACGGCCACCGTTACCTGCCGTATATCGTTCTGGTCGTAGACGAGTTTGCAGACCTGATCATGACCGCCGGAAAAGAAGTGGAACTTCCGATTGCCCGACTGGCGCAGCTGGCAAGGGCGGTAGGTATCCACCTGATCGTAGCTACCCAGAGACCGTCCGTGAATGTAATTACGGGGATGATCAAAGCGAACTTTCCTGCAAGGGCAGCATTCAGGGTGATTTCAAGTGTGGATTCAAGGACGATCCTCGATTCTCCAGGAGCAGACCAGCTAATTGGTAAAGGTGACATGCTGTATTTCAACGGAAATGAAATTTTAAGGCTGCAATGCGCCTTTGTAGATACCCCTGAAGTAGAAAGGGTTGCGGAATATATTGGTGAGCAGAAAGGATATGCTTCAGCATTTATGCTCCCTGAATATGTTTCCGAGGATTCTTCCAGTTCTGTAGGTGCTTTTGACCCTAACGAAAAAGATGCCCTGTTTGAGGAAGCCGCAAGAATTATCGTCTCTACACAACAGGGTTCCACATCCATGCTTCAGCGACAGCTTAAGCTGGGATACAACAGAGCGGGTAGAATTATGGACCAGCTTGAAGCCAGCGGTATTGTCGGCGGTTTCAATGGCGCTAAAGCAAGGGAAGTGATCATCAGCGACCTTCATTCTTTGGAACAGTTTTTGGAAGACCTGCGCAGATAA
- a CDS encoding GNAT family N-acetyltransferase — protein sequence MTTAIQNSTSDDLDEIFRLYRIATDFQKAKAAVHWPEFDRQMIRNEILENRQWKIEIDGKTACVWATTFSDPQIWEERNEDPAVYIHRIATDPDFRGQNLVAEIVRWAKEYASRNNKKFIRMDTVGENKGLISYYEKCGFEFLGLLTLKNTKGLPAHYDNATVCLFEIRLH from the coding sequence ATGACAACCGCAATACAAAACAGCACATCAGATGATCTTGATGAGATCTTCAGGCTTTACCGCATAGCCACAGATTTCCAGAAAGCAAAAGCAGCCGTGCACTGGCCGGAATTCGACCGGCAGATGATCAGGAATGAAATCCTCGAAAACCGCCAGTGGAAAATCGAAATAGACGGAAAAACAGCCTGTGTCTGGGCTACAACGTTCAGCGATCCGCAGATCTGGGAAGAAAGGAATGAAGATCCTGCCGTCTATATCCACCGGATAGCCACCGATCCGGATTTTCGCGGACAAAACCTGGTGGCGGAGATCGTACGCTGGGCCAAAGAGTATGCATCCCGCAACAACAAGAAATTCATCAGGATGGATACGGTAGGGGAAAATAAAGGACTGATCAGCTATTATGAAAAATGCGGGTTCGAATTTCTCGGGCTTTTAACACTGAAGAATACCAAAGGCCTTCCTGCTCATTACGACAATGCTACGGTTTGCCTGTTTGAAATCAGGCTTCACTAA
- a CDS encoding MBL fold metallo-hydrolase: protein MTELFHLNCVRIVSPYSENVCGHCLLIRENCRLVLIDTGIGLQDIQHPEERIGKELIDMVGYRFDENQTAIRQIEHLGFHPDEVSDCIISHLDNDHTGGLADFPNAIVHVGQEEYDNYLSGNPRYLKTPLSHSPVIKTYGTSDMQWFGFEARKVSAAVNTEIFLIPMFGHTLGHCGVALKINGQWMLYAADAYYLREELDHSGHPVNALTEASADDNDLRRHTLDKIRTLIALHPEIEVFSYHDINEFQKYTL from the coding sequence ATGACAGAATTATTTCACCTGAATTGTGTAAGGATCGTCTCTCCTTACAGCGAAAACGTATGCGGGCACTGCCTGCTGATCCGCGAGAACTGCCGGCTTGTCCTGATTGATACCGGTATAGGGCTCCAGGATATCCAACACCCCGAAGAAAGGATAGGTAAAGAACTTATTGATATGGTAGGCTACCGGTTTGATGAAAACCAGACGGCCATCAGACAGATCGAACATTTGGGCTTTCATCCTGATGAGGTCAGTGACTGTATTATTTCCCACCTGGATAATGACCATACCGGCGGACTGGCAGATTTCCCGAATGCTATTGTACATGTAGGCCAGGAGGAATATGACAATTATTTGTCCGGGAATCCCCGCTATCTGAAAACACCTTTATCCCATAGTCCCGTCATCAAAACATATGGAACATCCGATATGCAATGGTTCGGCTTTGAAGCGAGAAAGGTATCCGCTGCTGTCAATACAGAGATATTCCTCATCCCTATGTTTGGGCATACCCTGGGCCACTGCGGTGTCGCTTTGAAGATCAACGGGCAGTGGATGCTCTATGCAGCCGATGCGTATTATCTCCGGGAAGAACTGGACCATTCAGGTCACCCGGTCAATGCATTAACGGAAGCCAGCGCTGATGACAATGATTTACGCAGGCATACGCTGGATAAGATCCGTACACTGATCGCTTTGCATCCGGAGATTGAAGTCTTCAGTTACCACGACATCAATGAATTTCAAAAATATACCCTTTAA
- the ccsA gene encoding cytochrome c biogenesis protein CcsA, producing MKKLQDILISTRTMAVLLLVYAFSMAYATFLENDYGTPTAKALIYEAKWFELIMFLLILNFVGNIARYRLWKKEKWPVLVFHLAFILIFIGGAITRYISFEGTMHIREGETSNEIVTDKNFFKIKIEENGEALDYKDIPYLMSPLHKDFNAVYDYHGKKITVAAKEYIQRKKDSLVADPNGSEYLHLVSTGQTGRQNIYIKPGEAKSINGTLVTFNRAIDGAVEFRNDNGKLFIKTPVDASYMTMATQATGNTIKDEFQPLVLRSLYSINELKLVVPEGLKKGKLLAYEGDRKKDMSVPDMLTIEIQGPKTKQLVYLSVEKGNPNAYKQVAIDGLNIMVGFGPKIYNTPFALKLDDFIMETYPGSSSPSAYESHVEIIDEGKQTPYKIYMNHVLNHKGYRFFQSSFDQDRMGTVLSVNHDFWGTLISYIGYAFLFIGMFVIFFWKGTHFWKLNKMLSDVNKKKTALMVLLLLSFGLNAQKIETHGTTDGSREHIHVEGDGHHHAKASDPDMAQTQAPKQNSLAAPLTKMRSISPDEIIARNKISKEHADKFGYLLVQNYEGRIVPINTEALDVLRKLYKKDEFKGTDGKYLTANQWFLSVNTDTPSWTMVPIIKVGTKGGDELKNKTKADEDGYTSLMNLFPADANGNMTYILEHDYNIAFRKKPAEQTNYDKEVIAVNERVQIFNEFFSGQFMRIVPVKNDANHTWHSWLDQKFEPDMESQKVMGPYFAEVLSAQQTGNWSKADKELEKLSEYQQKWGKSVVPSKSKVDLEVFMNTLNINFKLLIFYTIIGSLLLIIGFVELFKPKKVLNKIIKVVIALGIVGYLCHFLGLVARWYISGHAPWSNGYEAIIFISWVGITAGLLLYRNSNALIPAAGFMVAVIMMGFAHGGSALDPQITPLVPVLKSYWLIVHVAIITSSYGFFALSMIIAVISLVFFIISNKQTYDLHHDTTLKELAIVSEMSLTIGLFALTVGNFLGGIWANESWGRYWSWDPKETWAFISIMVYAFVLHMRLVPGLRSRWAFHVATMFAFCSMVMTYFGVNYYLSGLHSYAAGDPVPVPAWVYIGLATMILLSAASYFKFKVLTKK from the coding sequence ATGAAAAAACTTCAGGATATTCTTATTTCTACCAGGACAATGGCAGTGCTGTTGCTGGTGTACGCATTTTCAATGGCCTATGCCACTTTCCTAGAAAACGACTACGGAACCCCAACGGCAAAAGCCCTTATTTATGAAGCCAAATGGTTTGAACTGATCATGTTCCTGCTGATTCTCAACTTTGTAGGCAACATCGCACGGTACAGGCTTTGGAAAAAAGAAAAATGGCCGGTACTGGTATTTCACCTTGCCTTTATTCTTATTTTCATCGGGGGTGCCATCACACGGTACATCAGCTTCGAGGGAACGATGCACATCCGTGAGGGTGAAACTTCCAATGAGATCGTTACTGACAAAAACTTCTTTAAAATTAAAATCGAAGAAAACGGTGAAGCACTGGATTACAAAGATATTCCTTACCTGATGTCTCCGCTGCACAAGGATTTCAATGCAGTCTATGATTACCACGGGAAAAAGATCACGGTGGCTGCCAAAGAATACATCCAGCGTAAAAAAGACAGCCTTGTGGCAGATCCTAACGGATCAGAGTACCTGCACCTGGTTTCTACAGGACAGACGGGAAGGCAGAATATCTACATTAAACCGGGCGAAGCAAAATCCATCAACGGGACATTGGTTACGTTCAACAGAGCCATTGACGGAGCCGTTGAGTTTCGCAATGATAACGGGAAGCTGTTTATTAAAACCCCTGTGGATGCCAGTTATATGACCATGGCAACACAGGCTACCGGAAATACCATAAAAGACGAATTCCAGCCATTGGTATTGAGAAGCCTATACAGCATCAACGAGCTTAAACTTGTCGTTCCGGAAGGACTGAAAAAAGGGAAACTCCTGGCTTATGAAGGAGACCGAAAAAAGGATATGAGCGTTCCTGATATGCTTACGATTGAGATTCAGGGGCCTAAAACCAAACAGCTGGTATACCTTTCCGTAGAAAAAGGCAATCCTAACGCCTATAAGCAGGTGGCTATAGACGGCCTGAATATTATGGTAGGGTTCGGACCTAAGATTTACAACACCCCTTTCGCCCTGAAGCTGGATGACTTCATTATGGAAACATACCCGGGAAGTTCTTCACCCAGTGCTTACGAAAGCCATGTAGAGATTATTGATGAAGGGAAACAGACTCCTTATAAAATTTATATGAACCATGTCTTAAACCATAAAGGATACCGTTTTTTCCAGTCGAGCTTCGACCAGGACAGGATGGGAACCGTTCTTTCGGTTAACCATGATTTCTGGGGAACCCTTATTTCCTATATCGGGTATGCATTTTTGTTCATCGGAATGTTCGTGATTTTCTTCTGGAAAGGAACACATTTCTGGAAGCTGAATAAAATGCTTTCTGATGTCAATAAGAAAAAAACGGCATTGATGGTCCTTCTTCTATTGAGCTTCGGGCTGAATGCACAGAAAATTGAAACCCACGGAACCACAGACGGAAGCCGTGAGCATATCCATGTGGAAGGAGACGGACATCATCACGCTAAAGCATCTGATCCTGATATGGCCCAGACGCAGGCGCCCAAACAGAATTCCCTGGCGGCCCCTCTTACTAAAATGAGGTCCATTTCACCGGATGAAATTATTGCAAGAAACAAAATCAGCAAAGAGCATGCAGACAAATTCGGCTATCTTCTGGTACAGAATTATGAAGGAAGGATTGTGCCGATCAATACCGAAGCCCTGGATGTTTTAAGAAAGCTGTACAAAAAAGACGAATTTAAAGGTACGGACGGGAAATACCTGACTGCCAATCAATGGTTCCTTTCCGTGAATACCGATACCCCGAGCTGGACAATGGTTCCTATCATTAAAGTGGGGACAAAAGGCGGGGACGAATTAAAAAATAAAACCAAGGCTGACGAAGACGGCTATACTTCGCTGATGAACCTTTTCCCGGCTGATGCCAATGGAAATATGACCTATATTCTGGAACACGATTATAATATTGCATTCCGTAAGAAACCGGCAGAACAGACCAATTATGATAAAGAGGTCATTGCCGTAAACGAAAGGGTTCAGATCTTCAACGAATTTTTCAGCGGACAGTTTATGAGGATTGTACCGGTGAAAAATGATGCGAACCATACATGGCATTCGTGGCTTGACCAGAAATTCGAGCCGGATATGGAATCGCAGAAAGTAATGGGGCCATATTTCGCAGAAGTACTGTCTGCACAGCAGACCGGAAACTGGAGCAAAGCAGACAAAGAGCTGGAAAAACTTTCGGAATACCAGCAGAAGTGGGGTAAAAGCGTAGTCCCTTCCAAATCTAAAGTAGACCTGGAAGTGTTTATGAATACCCTGAATATCAACTTCAAGCTCCTTATTTTCTATACCATTATTGGTAGCTTATTATTGATCATCGGCTTTGTTGAATTGTTTAAGCCTAAAAAAGTTTTAAATAAAATTATTAAGGTAGTGATTGCCCTGGGAATCGTAGGGTATCTCTGTCACTTTCTTGGCCTGGTAGCCAGATGGTATATTTCCGGGCACGCTCCATGGAGTAACGGATATGAGGCAATCATCTTTATTTCATGGGTAGGAATTACTGCCGGATTGCTGTTGTACAGGAATTCCAATGCACTGATCCCGGCAGCAGGATTTATGGTGGCTGTTATTATGATGGGGTTTGCGCATGGAGGTTCTGCCCTTGATCCACAGATCACGCCGCTGGTGCCTGTCCTGAAATCGTACTGGCTGATCGTTCACGTAGCAATCATTACGTCGAGTTATGGTTTCTTTGCCCTTTCCATGATTATTGCCGTTATCAGTCTAGTGTTTTTCATTATCTCCAATAAGCAGACTTATGACCTGCATCACGATACGACGCTGAAAGAACTGGCCATTGTTTCGGAAATGTCGCTTACCATAGGTCTGTTTGCCTTAACCGTAGGAAACTTCCTGGGTGGGATCTGGGCCAATGAATCATGGGGAAGGTATTGGAGCTGGGATCCGAAAGAGACCTGGGCATTTATTTCCATTATGGTATATGCTTTCGTGCTCCATATGAGGCTGGTTCCGGGCTTAAGGAGCCGATGGGCTTTCCATGTAGCGACTATGTTTGCATTCTGCTCAATGGTCATGACCTACTTCGGGGTGAACTACTATTTAAGCGGACTTCACTCTTATGCTGCAGGTGATCCGGTTCCGGTTCCAGCATGGGTATACATCGGTCTGGCAACAATGATTCTTTTATCCGCTGCATCTTACTTTAAATTTAAAGTACTGACCAAAAAATAA